One Flavobacterium sp. 90 DNA segment encodes these proteins:
- a CDS encoding SDR family oxidoreductase encodes MATNKNTALVVGANGVIGTNLINYLLSLSNWNVIGLSRKGGENAPNLEYISVDLLDIEDSQKQLSHLNTITHIFYAAYQDRPSWAELVEPNLTMLKNVVNTIEPLSKDLQHISLMQGYKVYGAHLGPFKTPAKESDAGHMPPEFNINQQEFLEKKQQGKNWNWTAIRPSVVGGTALGNPMNLALVIAVYASISKELNLPLRFPGKPGAYDKLMEMTDAGLLAKATVWAATNVQCANQAFNISNGDLFRWTELWPKIASYFEIPVAPPLQMQLQTVMADKEVLWKNIQEKHNLEKHSYEKLSSWGFGDFVFSWDYDFFADGSKARRFGFYEFIDTEEMFFKLFDQLRQEKIIP; translated from the coding sequence ATGGCAACGAATAAAAATACTGCGCTTGTAGTTGGTGCAAATGGCGTGATTGGGACAAATCTTATCAATTATCTTTTGTCTTTAAGCAATTGGAATGTTATTGGTTTATCCCGAAAAGGCGGTGAAAATGCTCCAAATCTCGAATATATTTCAGTCGATTTACTGGATATTGAAGATTCTCAAAAGCAATTATCTCATCTCAATACTATTACTCATATTTTTTATGCGGCTTATCAAGATCGTCCTTCGTGGGCAGAACTTGTTGAACCTAATTTGACGATGCTCAAAAATGTCGTTAACACAATTGAACCATTATCTAAAGATCTACAGCACATAAGTTTAATGCAGGGATATAAAGTTTATGGCGCGCATCTTGGACCTTTTAAAACTCCTGCAAAAGAAAGTGATGCCGGACATATGCCGCCGGAATTTAATATCAATCAGCAAGAATTTTTAGAGAAAAAACAACAAGGAAAAAACTGGAATTGGACGGCTATTCGTCCTTCAGTTGTTGGTGGTACAGCTTTGGGAAATCCAATGAATCTCGCACTTGTTATTGCAGTTTATGCTTCCATTTCAAAAGAATTAAATCTTCCGCTTCGTTTTCCCGGAAAACCCGGAGCATACGATAAACTTATGGAAATGACCGATGCAGGATTATTAGCAAAAGCTACCGTTTGGGCCGCTACAAATGTGCAATGTGCCAATCAGGCTTTTAATATTTCAAACGGAGATTTATTCAGATGGACGGAATTATGGCCAAAAATTGCCTCTTATTTTGAAATTCCTGTTGCGCCGCCACTTCAAATGCAATTGCAAACGGTTATGGCTGATAAAGAAGTTTTGTGGAAAAATATTCAGGAGAAACATAATTTAGAAAAACACAGTTATGAAAAATTATCCAGTTGGGGATTTGGAGATTTTGTTTTTTCATGGGATTACGATTTTTTCGCAGACGGAAGCAAAGCCAGACGTTTTGGTTTCTATGAATTTATAGATACCGAAGAAATGTTCTTTAAACTATTTGATCAATTGCGTCAGGAGAAGATTATTCCTTAA
- a CDS encoding Crp/Fnr family transcriptional regulator → MEEYQSLINHIQQRISLSEEEIHQFVSEFKITKIKKRQFIIQPDFVAKYRSYVLKGALRAYVVNGQGQEHTISFAIEDWWISDYNSYIYQQPATMFVVALEDAVLLQIDFETETKLKNANPKFETFFRITAERTAAFFQRRIIMNLTSTAEERYDTFIENFPLIVQRVPQYTLASYLGMTTEFLSKIRNNKLKKKS, encoded by the coding sequence ATGGAAGAATATCAGTCTTTAATAAACCACATACAACAAAGAATATCCCTTTCTGAAGAAGAAATTCATCAGTTTGTATCTGAGTTTAAAATTACAAAAATCAAAAAAAGACAATTTATTATCCAGCCTGATTTTGTCGCTAAATATAGAAGTTATGTCCTAAAAGGCGCCTTAAGAGCTTATGTTGTAAATGGTCAGGGACAAGAACATACGATTTCGTTTGCGATCGAAGACTGGTGGATTTCTGATTACAACAGTTATATTTACCAGCAACCAGCGACTATGTTTGTTGTCGCATTAGAAGATGCTGTTCTTCTACAAATTGATTTCGAAACAGAAACAAAACTAAAGAACGCTAATCCAAAATTTGAAACTTTCTTCCGAATTACGGCTGAGCGAACTGCAGCATTTTTTCAACGCCGAATTATTATGAATCTTACTTCCACAGCAGAAGAACGTTACGATACTTTTATCGAAAATTTTCCTCTAATTGTTCAGCGTGTTCCTCAATATACGTTGGCTTCATATTTAGGCATGACAACTGAATTTCTTTCGAAAATAAGGAACAATAAATTGAAAAAGAAAAGTTGA
- a CDS encoding metallophosphoesterase, with amino-acid sequence MSLKIISPYKIYFLFLFFLCFNSSISAQKQTKLDGVQVAFLSDVHLQDLFGTFSDNDYKGVLNTKTGKYTLMRTMASQLHSTRIFNENYFAFIAALEDIAKRKIKYVALPGDYTDDGQPIHVKGLEKILEEYKKKYNIEFFITTGNHDPVGPFAQESGKEDFLGADGKSQPIYSKEGLYKPNLTIEQPVVVTADIAKMGYFGITDNLKDFGFYPNKKYKFWATPFSTYTSQNYSFEKASQAAQLSNRVYNVAPGFEVPDVSYVVEPVDGLWLMAIDGNVYIPKKSDGDPKDPKNYSEASTGYNNVLSNKKHLIKWVEEISAQAKLQGKTLIAFSHFPMIDFNDDASAEIKELLGPNKWQLNRVPVEEVAQVFADAGLKIHFGGHMHINDTGVRTTAKGNTLVNIQTPSLAAYIPAYKLLTIKKDNLVDIQTITIDDVPRYNELFDLYRTEYKFLESQNTKDIWNIDILKTKNYHDFTDFHLKELVRLRFLKDDWPEGFKNFIMNISAKDLFILANIKSVKDFDYNLEHKDDFQKQWIEAEGKTDLILSNKKIKREDLNWTGYDLLVDFYRFRSADELALTDVGSTRAMQYKLLSQLFFENHKDDASKDKPLQNQMRLFLIIFNKFMHEVPADHFSVDLKSGEVKELK; translated from the coding sequence ATGTCTTTAAAAATTATATCTCCTTATAAAATCTATTTCCTATTTCTATTTTTTCTCTGTTTTAATTCTAGTATTTCGGCACAAAAGCAAACAAAACTCGACGGTGTTCAGGTTGCTTTTTTGTCTGATGTGCATTTACAGGATTTATTCGGAACATTTTCTGATAATGATTATAAAGGTGTTTTGAATACCAAAACCGGAAAATATACGTTAATGAGAACAATGGCATCTCAGTTGCATTCGACGCGAATCTTCAATGAAAACTATTTTGCTTTTATTGCTGCTTTGGAAGATATTGCCAAGCGAAAAATAAAATATGTAGCACTTCCGGGCGATTATACAGATGACGGTCAGCCGATTCATGTAAAAGGCTTGGAAAAAATATTAGAAGAATATAAAAAGAAATACAATATAGAATTTTTTATCACAACAGGAAATCACGATCCCGTTGGGCCATTTGCACAAGAATCAGGCAAGGAAGATTTTCTTGGCGCAGACGGAAAAAGTCAGCCCATTTATAGCAAAGAAGGCCTTTATAAGCCAAACTTAACGATCGAACAGCCTGTAGTTGTAACCGCCGATATTGCTAAAATGGGTTATTTTGGAATCACGGATAATTTGAAAGATTTTGGTTTTTATCCCAATAAAAAATACAAATTCTGGGCAACTCCGTTTTCGACTTATACTTCTCAAAATTATAGTTTCGAAAAAGCTTCACAAGCTGCTCAATTGTCAAACCGAGTTTATAATGTGGCGCCGGGTTTTGAAGTTCCGGATGTGAGTTATGTTGTTGAACCTGTTGACGGACTTTGGTTGATGGCAATTGATGGCAATGTTTATATTCCGAAGAAAAGTGATGGAGATCCAAAAGATCCTAAAAATTATTCAGAAGCAAGTACAGGTTATAATAATGTGCTTTCGAATAAAAAACATCTTATAAAATGGGTCGAAGAGATTTCGGCGCAAGCCAAACTACAAGGTAAAACTTTGATCGCTTTCAGTCATTTTCCGATGATTGATTTTAATGATGACGCTTCCGCGGAAATAAAAGAATTACTTGGGCCAAATAAATGGCAATTAAACCGAGTTCCGGTTGAAGAAGTGGCGCAGGTTTTTGCAGATGCTGGATTGAAGATTCATTTTGGCGGACATATGCATATCAATGATACAGGAGTTAGAACAACTGCAAAAGGAAATACTTTGGTAAATATTCAAACGCCTTCGTTGGCGGCATATATTCCGGCGTATAAATTATTGACTATAAAAAAAGATAATCTTGTAGACATTCAAACGATAACAATTGATGATGTTCCGAGATATAACGAACTTTTTGATTTATATAGAACGGAATATAAATTCTTAGAAAGTCAAAACACAAAAGATATTTGGAATATTGATATTTTGAAAACTAAAAATTATCATGATTTCACTGATTTTCATTTGAAGGAATTAGTTCGTTTAAGATTTCTAAAAGACGATTGGCCAGAAGGATTCAAGAATTTCATTATGAATATTTCTGCAAAAGATTTATTCATTTTGGCTAATATAAAGTCGGTTAAAGATTTTGATTATAATCTTGAACATAAAGATGATTTTCAAAAGCAATGGATCGAAGCTGAAGGAAAAACTGATTTAATTTTATCGAATAAGAAAATAAAACGGGAGGATTTAAATTGGACAGGCTATGATTTATTAGTTGATTTCTACCGTTTTAGAAGTGCTGATGAATTGGCTTTAACCGATGTTGGAAGCACAAGAGCAATGCAATATAAATTACTTTCTCAATTGTTTTTTGAGAATCATAAAGATGATGCTTCAAAAGATAAACCGTTGCAAAACCAAATGCGATTGTTTCTGATTATTTTCAATAAATTCATGCACGAAGTTCCGGCAGATCATTTTAGTGTTGACTTGAAGAGCGGCGAAGTTAAGGAGTTGAAGTAA
- a CDS encoding phosphatidylinositol-specific phospholipase C1-like protein, translating into MKQLLFAVLLAGAINNSLHAQNDNLKINQIQVIGSHNSYRHNIEPDLYNFIQAKDTSRSLKGLQYTHISLTEQLNKGLRNLEIDVQADSKGGKYAHPKGLDLVKSEAAYDPKGEMNKPGFKVFHMIDIDFRTSCYTLQIALAELKKWSDANPDHIPVFITLEPKDDDSFLGTKAEKFTPELFDALDKELRKGLGNKLITPDMVRGKYKTLEEAVLNNNWPTLKKAKGKFLFILDNNGAKRDMYALDHPSLEKRVAFICADPGKPEAAALLIGNSEDPKITDLVKKGYIIRTRADSDTKEARKNDYSHFEAAKKSGAQIITTDYYLPSTFFNSPYQIKYDDGSYVRVNPVTGGE; encoded by the coding sequence ATGAAACAACTTCTGTTTGCAGTACTTCTTGCCGGCGCAATAAACAATAGTTTACACGCGCAAAATGACAATCTAAAAATTAATCAGATACAAGTAATTGGATCTCACAACAGTTACCGTCACAATATTGAACCTGATTTATACAATTTTATTCAGGCAAAAGATACTTCCCGATCTCTAAAAGGTTTACAATACACCCATATTTCGCTTACAGAACAATTAAATAAAGGTCTTAGAAATTTAGAAATTGATGTTCAGGCCGATTCTAAAGGTGGAAAATATGCACACCCAAAAGGATTGGATCTTGTAAAATCTGAAGCTGCTTATGATCCTAAAGGAGAAATGAACAAACCGGGTTTTAAAGTATTTCATATGATCGATATTGATTTTAGAACTTCTTGTTATACGCTACAAATCGCTTTGGCGGAATTAAAAAAATGGTCAGACGCAAACCCTGATCATATTCCTGTTTTTATTACACTAGAACCAAAAGATGATGACAGTTTCTTAGGTACAAAAGCAGAAAAATTTACACCGGAATTATTTGACGCTTTAGACAAAGAACTTCGAAAAGGTTTAGGCAATAAATTAATCACGCCGGATATGGTTCGCGGAAAATACAAAACACTCGAAGAAGCTGTTCTAAACAACAATTGGCCAACACTGAAAAAAGCAAAAGGTAAATTCTTGTTTATCCTCGACAACAACGGAGCCAAAAGAGATATGTATGCTTTAGATCATCCATCGCTGGAAAAACGTGTCGCTTTTATTTGCGCAGATCCTGGAAAACCAGAAGCCGCAGCATTATTAATAGGCAATTCTGAAGATCCTAAAATTACAGATCTAGTCAAAAAAGGATATATAATCCGCACAAGAGCAGATTCAGATACTAAAGAAGCTCGCAAAAACGATTATTCACACTTTGAAGCAGCCAAAAAATCAGGCGCACAAATCATCACCACCGATTATTATTTGCCAAGTACTTTTTTTAATTCTCCTTATCAAATTAAATATGATGATGGTAGTTATGTGAGAGTAAATCCTGTTACTGGAGGTGAATAG
- a CDS encoding RNA polymerase sigma-70 factor: protein MKNPEIFEKTYTEYWKKLNAFSYTMTQDKDLAQNIVQDVFIDLWERKDDLNINAIEPYLFRAVKNQVFKHYQNNRFDKTILEDQFEDYIIDNFATIDPELMDLLYSLLDKLPEKRKEVLLMYKFQDMSIDQIADELGISKQTVKNQISSALKQLREGLKDLAWLAPFIILHQKF from the coding sequence ATGAAGAACCCTGAAATTTTTGAAAAAACGTATACTGAATACTGGAAAAAGCTCAATGCGTTTTCGTATACGATGACTCAGGATAAAGACTTGGCACAGAACATTGTTCAGGATGTTTTTATCGATTTATGGGAAAGAAAAGACGACCTGAATATAAATGCGATTGAACCTTATTTGTTTCGAGCAGTAAAAAATCAGGTTTTCAAACATTATCAAAATAACCGTTTTGATAAGACGATTCTGGAAGATCAATTTGAAGATTACATTATAGATAATTTTGCAACGATCGATCCTGAATTAATGGATTTACTTTATTCCTTATTAGATAAACTTCCGGAGAAACGAAAAGAGGTTTTATTAATGTATAAATTTCAGGATATGTCAATTGATCAGATTGCGGATGAACTTGGAATTTCTAAACAAACAGTTAAAAATCAAATTTCTTCAGCTTTAAAACAACTTCGCGAAGGCTTAAAAGATCTTGCCTGGCTTGCTCCATTCATTATTTTGCATCAAAAGTTTTAA
- a CDS encoding FecR family protein: MIKRIKHSLEYLIDKSSRNKTSIAEENLLNDFAFTQYQVSKWNDDSMGNSDEVSQEIYENIQLRIGKKRSFNPYLKYMAAASILFLVGLGFYFRPNIAVEKQLSFKTSDSPKSIELSDGSKIYLAANSLFQYPEKFEGDERKVSLLKGNAFFEVAKDKKHPFIISSGEIKTRVVGTSFHIQLSKSKCEVIVVTGKVNVSSKGQSVDLVPNEEALFESQKLTKQMADKSFLVNWYNTDVTLNQTTLKHVITILQYKYGVSFQYNNEHVLATPLTVFIKKDASLENVLEQINYITNLKFKVYDEIVKVD, encoded by the coding sequence ATGATAAAAAGAATTAAACACAGTTTAGAATATCTTATAGATAAAAGTTCTCGAAATAAAACTTCAATAGCAGAAGAAAATCTACTAAATGATTTTGCTTTTACGCAATATCAAGTTTCAAAATGGAATGATGATTCGATGGGAAATTCAGATGAAGTTTCTCAGGAGATCTACGAAAATATTCAACTTAGAATAGGGAAGAAGAGAAGCTTCAATCCTTATTTAAAATATATGGCAGCTGCCAGTATTCTCTTTCTTGTTGGTTTAGGATTTTATTTCAGACCAAATATTGCCGTCGAAAAGCAACTTTCATTTAAAACCTCAGATTCCCCCAAATCTATCGAATTAAGTGATGGCTCGAAAATTTATCTGGCAGCAAATTCATTATTTCAATATCCTGAAAAATTTGAAGGAGATGAAAGAAAAGTTTCGCTATTAAAAGGAAATGCATTTTTTGAAGTTGCCAAAGACAAAAAACATCCTTTTATAATTTCTTCGGGCGAAATTAAAACCAGAGTTGTTGGAACTTCATTTCACATTCAGTTATCAAAATCAAAATGTGAAGTAATTGTCGTTACCGGAAAAGTAAATGTTTCCTCAAAAGGACAAAGTGTTGATTTAGTACCAAATGAAGAAGCTTTATTTGAATCTCAGAAACTAACCAAACAAATGGCTGATAAATCATTTTTGGTTAATTGGTACAACACGGATGTGACATTAAATCAAACGACTCTTAAACATGTTATTACCATTTTACAATATAAATACGGAGTTTCATTTCAATACAATAATGAACACGTATTAGCAACGCCATTAACGGTGTTCATCAAGAAGGACGCATCATTAGAGAATGTTTTAGAACAAATTAATTATATCACAAACCTAAAATTCAAAGTTTATGACGAAATAGTAAAAGTGGATTAA
- a CDS encoding SusC/RagA family TonB-linked outer membrane protein — protein sequence MYFKLSYLNLKRIFFLVLALLAIQNGYSKTNFTEHSKVKNKTEKATLVSIFSKLSKQTDYKFSYGQAIIADNTTYTVDFSDDSVSLILSDLSKKANFNYNINGKLVLIQKTEAPKTISRKAIDRVKVKGKIVDENKVPIPGAFIKETNSSNSTTSNFDGEFEITVGEGKTIEVTYMGYKTKTVVTQSGFMTIQLEPNTAELSEVLVVGYGKQAKKDVTGAVTQLQASSFRQGVNVSADNLLQGKVAGVRVVSTSGEPGAGVNVTIRGVGSIRSGSTPLFVVDGMPLSNDDVSPSGTNVGFGSSTAKNPLNFLNTSDIESITVLKDASASAIYGARGSNGVVLVTTKKGSKGEGTLTYDSYMGVSNVAHKLDVLSASEYRNAIKDKSFDHGGNTDWQDVIFRSAITTNNALSFAKQTESGNYYASVAQMDQQGIIRNSNFKRLSGRINAAESFLDNKRLKLKVNLTASQTVDDGVPTSDDGGSNGQLVIHTLMANPTRSVFDANGNYTNFNMNAHYNPAYLLSIYEDQTNTLRVLGNLEASFRIVNGLEYKLNVGVDRSTSERNTTIYPNITDISKIGKYVQNNLDSKNSLIEHYLTYNGTFGKHKVEALGGFSYQKFERSGTSFSIEGITEKGVGVKPEINPGFKGILPVLSGYAQENELQSYFGRLNYTFNERYLLTASMRADGSTRFGDNNKYGYFPSFALGWNISKENFLQNIEAINNLKLRASWGQTGNQEVENKITKAAYSLSGADGYYLYDDLNLVNGVSVVRTPNPDLKWEVVTQSNLGLDFNLWRDKLYGTLDYFKKTTTDAILNVTSPLLSPTNTVWTNLSNHGKIVNKGFEFMLGSKVVDTKDFTWNVDVNGATLNNKIEDLPISEILTGTISGPGQSGVNANIYKSGYAAGSFYLLQHIGFDSKGGNIFKDQNGDGKIDNSDRVIIEGALPTFYYGLNSDMRYKNFSFSFSIIGQTGGYLLNNTGLNALNINNLASDRNVSTNYYESGANPTNSPILSTLFLEKSDFIRLNTARIGYNFDLKGLNWLNGLTLYVTGNNLVTITHYSGFDPLINSPKPSAGNQSIGIDYAAYPTSRTFSFGATLKL from the coding sequence ATGTATTTTAAACTTTCCTATTTAAATCTAAAGAGAATTTTCTTTTTAGTACTGGCGTTACTGGCCATTCAAAATGGTTACAGTAAAACTAATTTTACAGAGCATTCAAAAGTAAAAAATAAAACAGAAAAAGCTACGCTTGTTTCTATTTTTTCAAAATTAAGCAAACAAACTGATTACAAATTCAGTTACGGACAAGCAATTATCGCTGATAATACTACTTATACGGTAGATTTTTCAGATGATTCTGTGAGTTTAATATTAAGTGATCTTTCTAAAAAGGCTAATTTCAACTATAATATTAATGGTAAATTAGTTTTAATTCAAAAAACAGAAGCGCCTAAAACTATCTCTCGTAAAGCAATTGACAGAGTTAAGGTAAAAGGAAAAATTGTTGACGAAAATAAAGTGCCAATTCCTGGTGCGTTTATTAAGGAAACAAACTCTTCAAATTCAACAACTTCTAATTTTGATGGAGAATTTGAAATTACTGTTGGCGAAGGCAAAACAATCGAAGTTACATACATGGGTTATAAAACCAAAACTGTTGTAACACAAAGCGGTTTCATGACGATTCAGTTAGAACCAAATACTGCTGAATTGAGCGAAGTTTTGGTTGTAGGTTATGGTAAACAAGCTAAAAAAGATGTTACCGGAGCTGTTACACAACTTCAAGCATCAAGTTTTAGACAAGGAGTTAATGTTTCAGCTGATAATTTATTACAAGGAAAAGTAGCCGGAGTTCGTGTTGTAAGCACAAGTGGAGAACCGGGAGCTGGAGTAAACGTTACGATTCGTGGAGTTGGATCTATCAGAAGCGGAAGTACGCCTTTGTTCGTAGTTGACGGTATGCCATTGTCTAATGATGATGTAAGCCCATCAGGAACGAATGTTGGTTTTGGAAGTTCGACTGCAAAAAATCCATTAAACTTTTTGAATACAAGTGATATCGAATCGATTACGGTTCTTAAAGATGCATCTGCTTCTGCAATTTATGGAGCAAGAGGATCTAATGGAGTTGTTTTGGTTACTACTAAAAAAGGATCTAAAGGGGAAGGAACTTTAACTTATGATTCTTATATGGGAGTTTCGAATGTTGCTCACAAACTAGATGTTTTAAGTGCAAGTGAATATAGAAATGCTATAAAAGATAAGTCTTTTGATCATGGCGGAAACACAGATTGGCAAGATGTAATTTTTAGATCTGCAATTACTACAAACAACGCTTTGTCTTTTGCAAAACAAACAGAATCTGGAAATTATTATGCATCTGTTGCACAAATGGATCAACAAGGAATTATTCGTAATAGTAATTTCAAACGTCTTTCAGGAAGAATTAACGCTGCTGAATCATTTTTGGACAACAAACGTTTAAAATTAAAAGTGAATCTTACAGCAAGTCAAACTGTAGATGACGGAGTTCCAACAAGTGATGACGGTGGTTCTAACGGACAATTGGTTATTCATACTTTGATGGCTAATCCAACAAGATCAGTTTTTGATGCAAACGGAAACTACACGAATTTTAACATGAATGCGCATTACAATCCTGCTTATTTATTGAGTATTTATGAGGATCAAACAAATACACTGCGTGTTTTAGGAAATCTTGAAGCTTCGTTTAGAATCGTTAATGGATTAGAATATAAACTGAATGTTGGTGTTGACCGTTCAACATCTGAAAGAAATACTACTATTTATCCAAACATTACGGATATCAGTAAAATTGGTAAATATGTTCAGAATAATCTTGATTCGAAAAACTCATTAATCGAACATTATTTAACGTACAACGGAACATTTGGAAAACATAAAGTAGAAGCATTAGGTGGTTTCTCTTATCAAAAATTCGAAAGATCAGGTACAAGTTTTAGTATTGAAGGTATTACAGAAAAAGGTGTTGGTGTAAAACCGGAAATCAATCCTGGATTCAAAGGAATTCTGCCTGTACTTTCAGGATATGCACAGGAAAATGAATTGCAGTCTTATTTTGGAAGATTGAATTATACTTTTAATGAAAGATATCTTTTAACAGCTTCGATGAGAGCGGATGGTTCGACTCGTTTTGGAGATAATAACAAATACGGTTACTTTCCTTCATTTGCTTTAGGATGGAATATTTCTAAAGAAAATTTCTTGCAAAACATAGAAGCTATCAACAACTTAAAGTTAAGAGCGAGTTGGGGACAAACAGGAAATCAGGAAGTTGAAAATAAAATTACAAAAGCAGCTTATTCTTTATCTGGTGCTGACGGGTATTATTTATACGATGATTTAAATTTAGTAAACGGAGTTTCTGTTGTTAGAACACCAAATCCTGATTTAAAATGGGAGGTTGTAACTCAATCTAACTTAGGTTTAGATTTTAATTTATGGAGAGACAAATTGTACGGAACTCTTGATTATTTCAAGAAAACCACTACAGATGCAATCTTAAACGTTACTTCGCCACTATTAAGCCCAACGAACACAGTTTGGACGAATCTTAGTAATCATGGTAAAATTGTGAACAAAGGTTTTGAGTTTATGTTAGGTTCAAAAGTAGTTGACACTAAAGATTTTACATGGAACGTTGATGTAAACGGAGCAACATTAAACAATAAAATTGAAGATTTACCAATTTCAGAAATCTTAACAGGAACTATTTCAGGACCTGGACAATCTGGTGTAAATGCAAATATTTATAAAAGTGGTTATGCTGCAGGATCTTTCTACTTATTACAACACATAGGTTTTGACAGCAAAGGTGGTAACATCTTTAAAGATCAAAACGGAGACGGAAAAATTGATAACAGCGACAGAGTTATTATCGAAGGAGCTTTACCAACTTTTTACTACGGACTTAACAGTGATATGAGATATAAAAACTTTAGTTTTTCATTCTCAATTATTGGACAAACCGGAGGTTATTTGTTGAATAATACTGGATTAAACGCTTTAAATATCAACAACCTGGCTTCTGACAGAAACGTTTCTACAAATTATTATGAGTCTGGTGCAAATCCAACAAACTCACCAATTTTGTCGACTCTTTTCTTAGAAAAATCTGATTTTATCCGATTAAATACAGCACGTATTGGTTATAATTTCGACTTAAAAGGACTGAACTGGTTAAACGGATTAACTCTTTATGTAACAGGAAATAATCTGGTAACAATAACGCATTATTCAGGATTTGACCCATTAATAAACAGCCCAAAACCAAGCGCAGGAAACCAATCTATTGGTATTGATTATGCGGCTTATCCAACTTCGAGAACGTTCAGTTTCGGAGCAACTTTAAAATTATAA